The genomic segment AATATCGATAAACCATACATGAATCCACAATGGATTAGATAAACGAATTTACTCTCAAAAAATGTATTCTATGTAATATTTGCAGCGACCAAAAGTGGATTAGACCTTACACATTTCTTACAATGAGCCGAAGAATCTTAGTGCTTTCCCTACAAGTTAACTTCTATTTCCATTTATAATTTAATGAGTATTGAATGAAAGGTTAACTCAAAAGAATTGCTAGGTGATTTGGGCAGCCATTTATATAGTGGTTAACAAGCTAATAGTTAAGGAGCTAATGGTTGACAAGGTAATACTTGAATAAGGTAATACTCGAGAAAACCATGGCGTAGCATTTAACGCCAAGCCCTTAAAGTTTATTCCATTCAATATTCCTAGAATTCTTATTGAGATGCAACGACTGTCTTGATTCAATCCTTCCATTTTAGTTAGCCTGTCTAAAAATATGTCATAACCTAAGAAATGCATAACTATGTTTATTTGTTGCAAAGATATAAATATCTGCGAGACCTTAAGTTGTGCCTCCACAATTTTAGCGTTGCTTGTAGGGGGTAATTAGAAAGATATTGATGAATAGGTGGTCGGGAAATTACGATCGTTGAGGATCCTAACATCACTCTCCTTGCAACCCTATCCCGGATGGGCAGCAAGCTAATCACTAGAGTGCTAGAAGCTACTTAGGATCGCCAGCAATGAGAGGGAGCAACGTCACAAGGTCTGGAATCATAGGTTTGGAATCATTATGCGGATTGTAGTAATTGAAGACGAAGAAGATGTGCGATCGAATATCGTAGAGATTCTCGACTCCGGGGGATTTGAATCGATCGATGCCAATAATGGTGCGACAGGACTACAAATGATTCGCCAATACCACCCAGACTTAGTTCTGTGTGATATCAAAATGGGGAATGGCGATGGGTATGCCGTTTTACAGGAAATTCGTCGCGATCCCTCCACCGCTGCCATCCCTTTTGTTTTTCTGAGCGCTAAGACCGATCATTCCGACGTGCGTCATGGGATGAATCTCGGCGCAGACGACTACCTCACCAAACCCTTTCGGCGCGTTGAGCTATTGGAAACCATCACCGCACGACTGAAAAAGCACCAAGCTTGTAGCCAATCTTCACTGGTTGAATCCGCGTCCGGTGAATCTGCTAGCTGCGAAAACACCGATATGGCTGCTTCAGCCCCCCAGGAATGGGTTAGCGCCATTAGTCATGACCTGCGTGCACCTCTCACCACGATTCGCATGGCGCTGCGCATGATGGAAATGATTCCCGATCGCTGGCGGCAGTATCTCAGCGTGGCGCAGTTGGCCTGTGAACAGGGCGATCGTTTGATTGAACAGTTGCTAGATCAGTATGTTTCCAGCACTGCCGAAACAGATTCCTCGACCACGATTCTGGACTTACAGCCCTGGGTTGAACAAAGAATTGCCGCGTTTGAAGTCCAAGCCCAAGTCAATCAACAATCTCTCACCTTCGAGCTATCAACCTCCATCGATCGCATTGAAGTGAGTGAGATTACACTCCATCGGGTCCTGGTAGAACTGCTACACAATGCCTGCAAATATACCCCCCCAGGAGGAGCTATCCGGCTGACACTGGAGATTCCCGCAACCAAACCGACCACCCTGCGCATCACGTTGCGGAACTCTGCGGAAATTCCAACCGCCGATCTGACTAGGATTTTCGATCGCTTCTACCGGGCTGCACCTGCCACCGTGGGTCTTCATAGCCCCCACAATGACTATGCCCCTAAAGGCTCTGGACTAGGATTGGCCTTAGTGCAATCACTGGTTAAACAGGCCCAGGGAGAAATTTCAGTCCAGAGCAACCAAGGATGGACAACTTTTTACGTCAGTTTACCCTGCACCATTGTGGCAAACCCATAAACCCTGCACAATAGAGCCAGGTTCTATCTTTGCCAGGTTCTATCTTTGATAGTCTCGATACTGTCAAAAGAGGCATGGTTCTCTAAGGTAGACCAGTTGGAACAATTAATCCCTAGGTGAAGTAATTCTTAGGTGAAGTAATCCCTAGGTGAAGTGGCTCGATCGGCTAGCTTGGCCTAGCTGTATCCTTCCTACTTGTATCCTTCTAAGTGTGGTGACTCTGGTTCCACGATATCCGCACCCTTGTTGTTGCACTCTAGCTTTCGCACCCTAGCTTTTGCACCTTACCAGTCAGCCTTTTGATGAAATTGTTGCTCTCCCTATGATGCAAGATGAGGTTAGGCTTGTTTCCCCATCCAATACGCCATTGCAGAATACATCACAGGTGGATGCAGCGCGCTACCAAGCTTTCGTCCATAACAGTCCTGACTTGGTCGGGTGTTGTCTGCCAGATGGGACTCTAACCTTTGTCAACCCTGCTTTAGGGACTTTCCTACAGGTTGCCCCAGAAGCGGTCATCGGCCACAACCTACCACTGCTATTACAGCAAGCCAACAAACCGACCTTAGCCGAGCGGTTTCAAGCCATCCTAGCCCAGCTGGGGCCTCAATGTTGGATTGTAGAAACAGAATGGACTGATCCGATTCAGCTTGATCCGATTCAGCCTGATCCGATGCATGGCGAGGCCGTCACCGACGAGCAATCAATGGCCCTCACTGACCTGCACCAGCCATTGCAACATTCAGGGTTGCCCCCTCAGAGCGGCTTATCACCGCAGACTTGGCATTGGAGAATCCAAGGCATTCGAGACCCCTTAGGCACGATCGCAGAAATTCAATGGGTAGGTAGGCTAATCACTGTTCAGAATACCCAGAATGTCCAGAATACCCAGACTTCGACCGATCGACTCACCCAGAGGATGCAACGACGGCCCTTAGGGGCTCCCTCGCCTCAGACCTCAAATATCCTTCCTGAACTCCCGCAGGGTCAAATTACTCACTTTTTGCAGAGTATTACGGATGGCGTGGTGACCCTCGATCGGCAGTGGCAGCTGACCTATCTCAACCCAGCAGCCCTGGGGATTTTGGGGCAGCCAGCTTCGCTAGTGGTTGGGCAAGTCCTTTGGACAGTCTGTCCTGCCATGGATCAAACGCCGGTGGGCGCTTGTTTGCGGCGGGCCATGGAGACGGGAATCCCCCAGTATGGTGTTGAGTATGCAATCGACGATCGCTGCTATACGGTACAGGTTTATCCTTCCGAGCTAGGATTATCTGTCTATTTCCGCAATATGACAGAGATGGCAAAAACCGTGCAAGCCCGCAACCAAGCCGAAGCCGGTTTGCGAGAAAGCGAAGAACGGTTCCGCCAACTGGCAGAAAACATTCAACAATTATTTTGGATGTACTCCATTGAAGACAAGCGGCTGATTTACATCAGTCCCACCTGTGAGTCAGTCCTGGGGGAAACGAGTCAAGCGTGCTATCGCAAACAGTGGCATGATTGGTTAGACCATGTGGCATTACCCGATCGGGCGGCAGTCCTACAGGCCAGTAAGCAATCCCGTCGAGGTCAAATCACGGAGGTGGTTTGTCGGATCCTGCGGCCCGATGGCACGGAGCGAGACTTGCTAACTCGGGCCTTTCCCGTCCGCAATGCAGCGGGTAAAGTCTATCGCGTGGCAGGAATTGCTGAAGACATTACCGATCGTCAGAAACAGGAAAGCTGGCTGCGTCTGTTGGAGTCGGTAATTGTCAACGCGAACGATGCGGTGGTGATCACAGAAGCAGAACCTGTACAACTCCCCGGCCCCCACATCATCTACGTCAATCGGGCCTTTACCCGCATGATGGGTTACGAACCGGAAGATGTGATTGGCAAAACACCCCGCATTCTCCAAGGCCCGAAAACGGATCTGCACACGCTGGAACATATTCGATCGGCATTGCACCAGTGGAAGTCTGTGCTGGTGGAAGTGATCAACTATCGCAAAGATGGATCGGAAATTTGGGTAGAGTTAAGCATTTTCCCCGTGGCGGATCAAACCGGGCGTTACCACTACTGGGTCGGGATCCAACGGGATATTACTGAACGAAAACGGGCTGAGGCGGACATGAAGATCGCCCTCGTGAAGGAACGGGAACTCAGCGAATTGAAATCTCGCTTTGTATCCACCACCTCCCACGAATTTCGCACGCCCTTAAGCACCATTCTCTCGTCGGCGGATTTGCTGGAATACTATGCCGCTGATGGGTCGCCCAAAAAACAACTGGAACACATTAACCGAATTCAAAATGCTGCGCTTAACATGAATCATTTGCTCAATGACATTTTGATTATTGAGCGAGCGGAAGCCAAAAAATTGAAATTTGATCCGATCGAATTGGAACTCCGCAGTTTCTGCCAAGCCCTGATCGAAGAAACCCAATTGAACGATCGCCATCAGCATCCCCTACGATTTATGGTCACCCCCGATGCTGCCACGCTCCCTGCCTATATGGATGAGCGACTCTTCAGTCAAATCCTGAATAACCTGCTATCCAATGCACTGAAGTATTCCCCTGCCAATCAACCAGTGTCTGTTAACCTGGGTTGGACGACCAGCCAGATTATCTTGCGCATCCAAGACGAAGGCATTGGCATTCCGCTAGAAGATCAAGGTCGGTTATTTGAGCCGTTTCACCGAGCAACCAACGTTGGATCCGTTTCAGGGAATGGTTTGGGGTTGGCGATCGTCAAGCAATCCGTAGACATTCACCGAGGCCAGATTCAAATTCACAGCCAGGTCAACGTTGGCACAACAATTCAAGTCACCTTGCCACGCTTTGCGCCCCGATCGTCTCCCTAGGGAACAGTGTACAAATAAAATTCCAACTGAATAGATGGGTCGGTGGGTGGATGGGTCGGTGGGTGACTGAATCAGGGACTAGCTGACTTGGCGTTCTAGGACAGCTTCCATGGAGCTGGTCATGTAATGGCCCGACAGAATACCGCTGGACATATAGTACTGGGTGTCCCCAAACCGATACATCGTTTCAAAGCCACTGCGTCGTTGCTTGTCGCCGATCGCCCGGTAATGCTGCACGATCGATTCTGGAGCCAGCCAACCTTCGCCTTCGACGTGACCCATATCGCTATGTTGCAGGACGAAGGTATAGCGCCGATCGCCCATGTCAAAGCGGCCTCGATACTGAAAATCGATGGGTTCGCGATCGCTATCCACAAAGATCAGTCTCATCACCATGTTGAACCACTCATCCCGGCTCCAACTGACAAGAACCTTTCCTTTAACTGTAATGGGGAGGCTATTCCGCTCTGTCCAGCTACCCTGCAACAGCCAGACCCCAGGCTCCATAAGAAATGTGTGGTTCACAATGACAAATTTGCTATAAGGATGAATTGATCTCCCAATGGGAACCTATGCTATCACGCAAATTTTCTCAGTAACTTGGTGAATTTCCCCTAAAAGCACAGGGTACTTGGCTCCCGTCACCTCCGGAAGATTACCAGGAAGCTTCAGAACATGCCAGTAGGCTAACACCGCAAAGGCGATCGCTTCCTTGGCATCTCCATTCAGGCCCACGTCATCGGTGGTCATGACCTGACTCTCCGGTAGGTGTACTTGAATACGAGCCTTCAGGTAAGTATTCCGGCTCCCCCCTCCACAGAGTAAAACTTCCTGGGGAACGCTGGGCAGGAATGTCCGGTAATTGAGGGCGATCGAGGCGGCAGTCAGCTCCGTCAGACTGGCCAAAAAGTCGGCATCGGATAGGTGGGCTAACTGGGCATCGGCCCAACACTGCTGGAAATACTCGGGGCCAAACAGTTCTCGACCTGTCGATTTGGGCGGCGGTTCGCAGAAAAACGGTTGGGTCAGCCAGCGATCGACCAATTCCTGGCAAGGCGTTCCCTGGGCGGCCCAGGATCCGTTGCGATCGTAGGTTTGTTGACCTTGAGATAACTGCGTCACCGCTAGGTCGATCAGCACGTTCGCAGGCCCCGTATCCCAGCCCTGGAGTTTCAGGTTGGGATGCTGCACCTTGGACTGCACCGAGGGCAAATAGGTGACGTTCCCGATCCCCCCGAGGTTTTGCACCGCTCGATCGCGGGTGGGATGGGTCAGCAATGCGGCATCCACGGGGGGCACCACCGGCGCACCTTGGCCCCCCACCGCAATATCCGCCGCCCGAAAGTTGCTGACCGTCGGCACTCCCGTTTTGTGGGCAATCACTTCACCCCGCCCCAGTTGCAAGCTGTAACCGAGGCGATCGGGGGTGGGAGGACGATGGAACACCGTTTGACCATGGGAGCCAATCAGTTGGGCCGGTGGGTGATCCTGGTTGATGGCGATCGCTGCTTCGGCAAAACAGGTGGCGATCGCATCGTCCAGTTCCGCCAGTTCGGCCATGGATAGGGGTGACCCAGCGCATACTGCCAGGATGCGATCGCGCAGATCCACTGGATAGGGATAGGTGGCAAAGGATAGCAGTTCCGCTTGCAGGTCATCCTGTTGGCCGGACAAGTTGACCAATGCTGCATCAATGCCATCAACCGATGTTCCACTGATCAACCCAATGACTCGCATGGTAGCCCCCTTACTCAGTCCTCAAAGTTGCCCTTAAAAATTGCCATGGTTAAAAATTGCCATGGTCTGCGTTGGCGGCCTGTAGACGATCGCAGACTTCAGCCACTGGAATGGATCCCAATTCCCCAGCGGCACGGGTGCGGATGCTCAAGGCGTTGGATTCCACTTCCTTAGCTCCCACCACCGCCATGACCGGAATTTTCTCCTTCTCGGCATTGCGGATGAGTTTGCCCAGGCGATCGCCACTGAGATCCACCTCCGCCCGGATACCCAGCATCTGCATCTTCGCCACCGTTTCCTTGGCAAAGGGGACAAAATCATCCCCTACGGGCAGCAGACGAATTTGCACTGGCGCTAACCAGGTGGGGAAATCCCCTGCATACTCCTCGATCAGAATGCCAATCAACCGTTCCAGGGAACCAAAGGGAGCCCGGTGCAGCATCACAGGTCGTTTGCGCGTCCCATCTTCCGCCACGTATTCCAAATCAAACCGCTCCGGCAAGTTGTAGTCCACCTGCACAGTCCCTAACTGCCACTCCCGCTCCAGGGCATCCTGGAAAATGAAGTCCAGTTTAGGGCCATAGAAGGCTGCTTCACCAATCCCTTCAAAATGCTCCATCCCCAATTTTTCCACAGCATTCCGAATAGCTCCCTGGGCTTTTTCCCAAGCGTCATCGGAACCGATGTATTTGCCTGGATTTTCCGGATCGCGGAAGCTGAGACGGGCTTTGAAATTCTTGAGTTGCAAGCTCTTGAACACACTCAAAATCAAGTCCACCACATTCATGAACTCATCGCTGAGCTGCTCCGGTGTCACAAAAAGGTGGGAATCATCAACAGTGAAGCCCCGTACCCGAGTCAGACCGCCTAGTTCGCCCGATTGCTCGTAGCGGTAGACCGTGCCAAATTCCGCTAACCGCATGGGCAGTTCACGATAGGAGCGCAATTCACTCTTGTAGATCTGAATGTGGAAGGGACAGTTCATCGGCTTCATCACAAAACCGATTTCTTTGTCCTTCTCTTCTTCATTGTCCGCCATCATCGGGAACATGTCTTCTTTGTATTTCTGCCAATGTCCCGAAATTTTAAACAGATCAACACGGGCAATGTGGGGCGTGACGACGGGAAGATAGCCGCGCTTGGTTTGTTCCTGTTTGAGGTAGTCTTCCAAAATCGATCGCAGCAGGGTGCCCTTCGGCGTCCACAGGGGCAGACCGGGGCCAACGGGATCGGCAAAGATAAACAATCCCAATTCTTTCCCCAATTTCCGGTGATCCCGCTTTTGGGCTTCTTCCTTGCGGCGTTTGTACTCGTCCAATTGCTCTGCGGATTGCCAAGCGGTGCCGTAGATCCGTTGCAGTTGGGCTTTGGTTTCATCCCCGCGCCAGTAGGCTCCAGCGACGCTTTCCAGTTCGATCGCCTTGGGATCCAACTCGCTGGTATTGTCCACGTGCGGCCCCGCACAGAGATCCCACCACTGATCGCCGAGGTGATAAAGCGTAATGGGCTCAGTTTTAATATCTGCCAGAATTTCCAGTTTGTAGGGCTCGCCGAGGGCTTTGATGCGTTGTTCAGCTTCTTCCCGACTGACCTCTTCGCGAATCACAGGCAGTTTTTTGTTGATGATTTTAATCATCTCTTTTTTGATTGCCTTGAGATCCTTATCAGTAAAGGGTTCCGGGCTATCAAAGTCGTAGTAAAAGCCGTTCTCAATCCAAGGCCCGATCGTCACTTGGGCTTTGGGAAAGAGCTTTTGCACGGCCATCGCCATGACATGGGACGTGGTGTGGCGGATTTTTTTGAGGTCTTCTGACTCGCTGGTTTTGGGGAGATGAATTTTGTCTTCGGACATGGTGTGACTCCAAATACGGAAGGCCAAGGGATGGCCTAGGGATGGGGAAAAACGCTAGAGATTGGGGACTCGTTAACGTCCCACAGTAGTTCGGGTTCCCCGATCGCCCCAATCGAGAATGGCGTTCCAGTTTTGGAGGTTCCAAAAATCCATAATAATTGTCTGCAATTTTGACTGTACGACTGCCAAAGCACTAGTCTAACGTATCCGATCGCCCCTGAACGGACTCTTTCCAAGTGATTTCATCAGCTCGCAAAAATCTTGGTTCTGGTGGATCTGGGAATCAGAAACCACAATTGATCAGATCCTGATGATTAGACCCTAGATCTCATCATTTAGAAACGGATCGAGCTCTGGCACTTCCACCCACTGATGCATTTCGTTGGATTGGTGGCAGCAGTCCATGATGAGTTGAGAGTAGACCCCTTCTCGCAGGGAGGGCGCGATCGCGGTTTGCTGATCGATACTGTTGACCCATTCGTTAACAACGCGCACGATCGGGGCAATGCGGCCATCGTCAAACACGCGGGGAAAGGCCAAGCGATCGGGCACGGGCAGTTCTGCCAGGGGTTGACCGCCCTGACCGCCCCAGACCTGGAACCCGTGGACGTAATCCTTCTGGTTGCTGCTACCCACCACCAGGGTGCCGCGATCGCCATAGACCTCTAGGAAATGTCCCCGCCCCTGCATCGTGACGGAACTGAGACAGACTTGAATGGGCGTCCCGTCCATCAGTTCGAGGGTAATGTTACTGGTGTCGTCGGCGGTGACGGGTTTGAGGGTGCCCGTAGCGGGATCGGGCCGTTCCAGAATCGAGGTACTGAGGCGAACGGAGACACCCCGCACCGCACCGAAGAGCCAAGTGAGGTAGTCAAAGGCATGGGATCCGATCGCGCCCAAAACTCCACCCCCTTGCTCCTTTTGGGCGTACCAGTTCCAGGGGCGCGAAGCATCAGCGCGGCTGGACACGAGCCAATCGACTTTGATGTAGCGGGGTTGGCCAATGTATCCTTGCTGGATCAATTCCGCAAAAAATTGCCAAGTGGGAATGTAGCGAAACTCAAAGTTCATTGTGGCCGCAAGGGATTTTTCGGCAGCTAAATGGTAAAGTTCCCGAGCTTCGATCGCATTCAGGGCGGTTGGTTTTTCCAGCAGGATATGTTTTCCCGCTGTCAGGGCTGCATTAGCGATGTCGTAATGCGTAAAGGGGGGCGTGGAAATGCTGACAGCCTGCACCTCAGGAAGCGCCAGGATTTCGTCGATCGTGGTGCAAGCGTGGGGAATCTGGTGTGCTTGGGCGATCGCTTGGGCTTTGTCTGGATCCCGATGATAGACGGCCACAACTTGAGTGCGGTGGTGGGTTTGCAGGGCGGGCAAATGAACTTTCTGGCCAAATCCAGTGCCCACGAGGGCCACACCGATCGTTGATGATTCCATTGCAGAGCCAGCCACCATAACTTTCCCCGAATTTCCCGAAAAACCCTTCCCATTCTACCGGAGGCGGGGGATGGCTCCATGGCAACTCGTCAGGATTGTCGCACTGGTTGTAGCCCCAGTTGCTGTGATGAGCAATCTTACTCTGGATAAATAGTACTTATGTATTGACAAGTTCTGCCGGATCAACTAACGTACTAGTGTACTATTTGGGTCGAGATGAATGCAACTGGGGACACCCGATCCCTAGAACCCTGGAGACACCATTTAACACCACCGCCACTGGAGTCCTAAATCCATTGGAGTACAAGATAAGGAGAATCCCATGACGGCGACCTCAACACGTCCCCCTCGCGCCAAGAAGGAAGCCCCCCCGGTTATTGCACCGACGCTCACCAAAACCCTCGCCCTAGATGCGGGGAATTACGAACTGAAATATTGGGATGGCCTGGGCAATCCTAAAGCCATTCGATCAATGCGCTTTCAACTGCCCAAGGGTCGGGATCCCGTGCGCTATTCTGATAGTTCACCGTTAGTCGAGTTACCCAATGGCCTGCGCTTTCACTTCGGAACCCAGGCGTACAAATACCGCCGTCAACAACAGACGGTGATTGAGAATAAAGTAGATTTGGCCAAGCTGCACCTCTATGCCTGTGTGGAACCGGGCGCGATCGTGGATGATGTTTGCCAGATGTCCTTAAACCTGTTTGTCTCCACACCGGAACCGGAGAAACACCGCGATGCCATTAAGTCTCAGCTTTTGGGAATCCATGAGTTCAAGCGTAATGATACGCAGTTTCAAATCACGGTTGAGAAAGTGGAAGTCGAACGGGAAGGCTTAGGTTCCTATCGCTGTGCCCAACGCATGGGTATCATTCACGAGACGGGTTACACGATCGTCATCGATATTGGGGGCGGAACTTGGCTCAGTCGCTTAATTGATGCTGAAGGTGAAGTGATTGACGAAAATGTTATGGATCGCGGAGGAGCCTACGAATTGGCCACGGCGATTAGTTTTGACAAGCGGCTAACCAATGTTTTAGGAACCACAGCAGATCCCGGTGTAATCATGGATGGATTTCGCCATGATCACGCCTATGCAGATACCGGACAATCTTGGAAGGAATGGTTAGAGGAATACTTAGATCCTTGGTATAAGAACATTTTCCGCACAGTGAAATCGCAATATACGCCGTTTATGCCGCGCGTTACACGGTTTTTGATCACAGGGGGGAGTTCCCATTTGATTGCCGATCGCTTGCAGGGCTTTAAACTGTTTGCGGTCATGCCGGAACCCCAATTTGCCAACGTTCGTGGTTTATTTCCTGGAGACACCCAACTATGCATGACAACAAACTAAGACTCAGTGCCGATGTCCTGGAAAAGGCTGAGCAAATTGCGGAGGAATGGGGCTTGAAAAATGCCCGTGCTGCGGTAGAAGCGGTCTTTCGCAAATATGCCGATGAGTACCTGTATGGGCGGCAACAGCCAGCCTACGGCCAGCCGCAGATGTCTGGGCAGTACGTT from the Alkalinema sp. FACHB-956 genome contains:
- a CDS encoding response regulator, which translates into the protein MRIVVIEDEEDVRSNIVEILDSGGFESIDANNGATGLQMIRQYHPDLVLCDIKMGNGDGYAVLQEIRRDPSTAAIPFVFLSAKTDHSDVRHGMNLGADDYLTKPFRRVELLETITARLKKHQACSQSSLVESASGESASCENTDMAASAPQEWVSAISHDLRAPLTTIRMALRMMEMIPDRWRQYLSVAQLACEQGDRLIEQLLDQYVSSTAETDSSTTILDLQPWVEQRIAAFEVQAQVNQQSLTFELSTSIDRIEVSEITLHRVLVELLHNACKYTPPGGAIRLTLEIPATKPTTLRITLRNSAEIPTADLTRIFDRFYRAAPATVGLHSPHNDYAPKGSGLGLALVQSLVKQAQGEISVQSNQGWTTFYVSLPCTIVANP
- a CDS encoding PAS domain S-box protein, with translation MMQDEVRLVSPSNTPLQNTSQVDAARYQAFVHNSPDLVGCCLPDGTLTFVNPALGTFLQVAPEAVIGHNLPLLLQQANKPTLAERFQAILAQLGPQCWIVETEWTDPIQLDPIQPDPMHGEAVTDEQSMALTDLHQPLQHSGLPPQSGLSPQTWHWRIQGIRDPLGTIAEIQWVGRLITVQNTQNVQNTQTSTDRLTQRMQRRPLGAPSPQTSNILPELPQGQITHFLQSITDGVVTLDRQWQLTYLNPAALGILGQPASLVVGQVLWTVCPAMDQTPVGACLRRAMETGIPQYGVEYAIDDRCYTVQVYPSELGLSVYFRNMTEMAKTVQARNQAEAGLRESEERFRQLAENIQQLFWMYSIEDKRLIYISPTCESVLGETSQACYRKQWHDWLDHVALPDRAAVLQASKQSRRGQITEVVCRILRPDGTERDLLTRAFPVRNAAGKVYRVAGIAEDITDRQKQESWLRLLESVIVNANDAVVITEAEPVQLPGPHIIYVNRAFTRMMGYEPEDVIGKTPRILQGPKTDLHTLEHIRSALHQWKSVLVEVINYRKDGSEIWVELSIFPVADQTGRYHYWVGIQRDITERKRAEADMKIALVKERELSELKSRFVSTTSHEFRTPLSTILSSADLLEYYAADGSPKKQLEHINRIQNAALNMNHLLNDILIIERAEAKKLKFDPIELELRSFCQALIEETQLNDRHQHPLRFMVTPDAATLPAYMDERLFSQILNNLLSNALKYSPANQPVSVNLGWTTSQIILRIQDEGIGIPLEDQGRLFEPFHRATNVGSVSGNGLGLAIVKQSVDIHRGQIQIHSQVNVGTTIQVTLPRFAPRSSP
- a CDS encoding anhydro-N-acetylmuramic acid kinase — encoded protein: MRVIGLISGTSVDGIDAALVNLSGQQDDLQAELLSFATYPYPVDLRDRILAVCAGSPLSMAELAELDDAIATCFAEAAIAINQDHPPAQLIGSHGQTVFHRPPTPDRLGYSLQLGRGEVIAHKTGVPTVSNFRAADIAVGGQGAPVVPPVDAALLTHPTRDRAVQNLGGIGNVTYLPSVQSKVQHPNLKLQGWDTGPANVLIDLAVTQLSQGQQTYDRNGSWAAQGTPCQELVDRWLTQPFFCEPPPKSTGRELFGPEYFQQCWADAQLAHLSDADFLASLTELTAASIALNYRTFLPSVPQEVLLCGGGSRNTYLKARIQVHLPESQVMTTDDVGLNGDAKEAIAFAVLAYWHVLKLPGNLPEVTGAKYPVLLGEIHQVTEKICVIA
- the thrS gene encoding threonine--tRNA ligase, translated to MSEDKIHLPKTSESEDLKKIRHTTSHVMAMAVQKLFPKAQVTIGPWIENGFYYDFDSPEPFTDKDLKAIKKEMIKIINKKLPVIREEVSREEAEQRIKALGEPYKLEILADIKTEPITLYHLGDQWWDLCAGPHVDNTSELDPKAIELESVAGAYWRGDETKAQLQRIYGTAWQSAEQLDEYKRRKEEAQKRDHRKLGKELGLFIFADPVGPGLPLWTPKGTLLRSILEDYLKQEQTKRGYLPVVTPHIARVDLFKISGHWQKYKEDMFPMMADNEEEKDKEIGFVMKPMNCPFHIQIYKSELRSYRELPMRLAEFGTVYRYEQSGELGGLTRVRGFTVDDSHLFVTPEQLSDEFMNVVDLILSVFKSLQLKNFKARLSFRDPENPGKYIGSDDAWEKAQGAIRNAVEKLGMEHFEGIGEAAFYGPKLDFIFQDALEREWQLGTVQVDYNLPERFDLEYVAEDGTRKRPVMLHRAPFGSLERLIGILIEEYAGDFPTWLAPVQIRLLPVGDDFVPFAKETVAKMQMLGIRAEVDLSGDRLGKLIRNAEKEKIPVMAVVGAKEVESNALSIRTRAAGELGSIPVAEVCDRLQAANADHGNF
- a CDS encoding Gfo/Idh/MocA family oxidoreductase, with the translated sequence MVAGSAMESSTIGVALVGTGFGQKVHLPALQTHHRTQVVAVYHRDPDKAQAIAQAHQIPHACTTIDEILALPEVQAVSISTPPFTHYDIANAALTAGKHILLEKPTALNAIEARELYHLAAEKSLAATMNFEFRYIPTWQFFAELIQQGYIGQPRYIKVDWLVSSRADASRPWNWYAQKEQGGGVLGAIGSHAFDYLTWLFGAVRGVSVRLSTSILERPDPATGTLKPVTADDTSNITLELMDGTPIQVCLSSVTMQGRGHFLEVYGDRGTLVVGSSNQKDYVHGFQVWGGQGGQPLAELPVPDRLAFPRVFDDGRIAPIVRVVNEWVNSIDQQTAIAPSLREGVYSQLIMDCCHQSNEMHQWVEVPELDPFLNDEI
- a CDS encoding ParM/StbA family protein; this translates as MTATSTRPPRAKKEAPPVIAPTLTKTLALDAGNYELKYWDGLGNPKAIRSMRFQLPKGRDPVRYSDSSPLVELPNGLRFHFGTQAYKYRRQQQTVIENKVDLAKLHLYACVEPGAIVDDVCQMSLNLFVSTPEPEKHRDAIKSQLLGIHEFKRNDTQFQITVEKVEVEREGLGSYRCAQRMGIIHETGYTIVIDIGGGTWLSRLIDAEGEVIDENVMDRGGAYELATAISFDKRLTNVLGTTADPGVIMDGFRHDHAYADTGQSWKEWLEEYLDPWYKNIFRTVKSQYTPFMPRVTRFLITGGSSHLIADRLQGFKLFAVMPEPQFANVRGLFPGDTQLCMTTN